From the genome of Gymnogyps californianus isolate 813 chromosome 17, ASM1813914v2, whole genome shotgun sequence, one region includes:
- the HNF4A gene encoding hepatocyte nuclear factor 4-alpha isoform X1: MRLSKALIDMEMADYSAALDPAYTTLEFENMQVLAMGNDTSPSEAANLNTSNSIGVSALCAICGDRATGKHYGASSCDGCKGFFRRSVRKNHMYSCRFNRQCVVDKDKRNQCRYCRLKKCFRAGMKKEAVQNERDRISTRRSSYEDSSLPSINVLLQAEILAQQISSPVPVINGDIRGKKIANISDVCESMKQQLLVLVEWAKYIPAFCELPLDDQVALLRAHAGEHLLLGAAKRSMVFKDVLLLGNDHIIPRNCPELVEVNRVAIRILDELVLPFQELQIDDNEYACLKAIIFFDPDAKGLSDPSKIKRMRYQVQVSLEDYINDRQYDSRGRFGELLLLLPVLQSITWQMIEQIQFVKLFGMAKIDNLLQEMLLGGSSSETPHAHHPLHPHLIQENLGTNVIVANTMPPQMHNGQMCESMRPSSNFVSLSVATPETPQPSPPAGSGPEQYKLLPGAIATVAKQPTSIPQPAITKQEVI; the protein is encoded by the exons ATGCGCCTTTCCAAAGCCCTAATAGACATGGAGATGGCAGATTATAGTGCAGCGCTAGACCCGGCGTATACCACTCTGGAGTTTGAGAACATGCAGGTGCTGGCTATGGGCAACG ACACGTCTCCATCAGAAGCAGCCAACCTCAACACTTCCAACAGCATCGGGGTGAGTGCGCTGTGTGCCATCTGTGGGGACCGCGCCACAGGGAAGCATTACGGGGCTTCCAGCTGCGATGGCTGCAAAGGCTTCTTCAGGAGGAGCGTTCGGAAGAACCACATGTACTCCTGCAG gTTTAACAGGCAGTGTGTGGTagacaaagacaaaagaaaccaGTGCCGATACTGCAGGCTTAAGAAGTGCTTCCGAGCAGGAATGAAGAAGGAAG CTGTACAAAATGAACGGGACCGAATCAGCACCCGGAGATCAAGTTATGAAGACAGCAGCTTGCCCTCCATCAATGTCTTACTGCAGGCAGAAATCCTGGCACAACAG atATCATCCCCGGTTCCTGTGATCAATGGAGACATCCGAGGGAAGAAGATTGCCAACATCTCCGATGTGTGCGAGTCcatgaagcagcagctgctagTGCTGGTGGAGTGGGCCAAGTACATCCCTGCCTTCTGTGAGCTGCCCCTGGATGACCAG GTAGCACTGCTGCGAGCACATGCAGGGGAACATCTGTTACTGGGAGCTGCCAAGAGGTCCATGGTATTCAAGGATGTCTTGCTGCTAG GAAATGACCACATCATCCCGCGGAACTGTCCTGAACTGGTGGAGGTGAACCGTGTGGCCATCCGCATCCTGGACGAGCTGGTCCTCCCcttccaggagctgcagatAGATGATAATGAATATGCCTGCTTGAAAGCCATCATCTTCTTCGACCCAG ATGCCAAAGGACTGAGTGACCCCTCCAAGATCAAGCGGATGCGGTACCAGGTGCAGGTCAGCCTAGAGGACTACATCAATGACCGGCAATACGACTCACGGGGCCGCTtcggggagctgctgctgctgctgcctgtgctgcagagcatcACCTGGCAGATGATAGAGCAGATCCAGTTTGTCAAGCTCTTCGGCATGGCTAAGATTGACAacctgctgcaggagatgctgctgggag GCTCATCAAGTGAAACGCCGCATGCTCATCACCCCCTGCACCCTCATCTGATCCAGGAGAACCTGGGAACAAACGTCATCGTGGCCAACACAATGCCTCCTCAGATGCACAACGGGCAGATGTGTGA GTCCATGAGGCCCTcttctaattttgtttctctctctgtagcTACTCCAGAAACTCCACAACCATCTCCACCTGCAGGCTCAGGACCAGAGCAATACAAGCTGCTGCCCGGAGCCATTGCAACCGTGGCAAAACAGCCCACCTCCATCCCGCAACCTGCCATCACAAAACAGGAGGTCATCTAG
- the HNF4A gene encoding hepatocyte nuclear factor 4-alpha isoform X2 — protein sequence MRLSKALIDMEMADYSAALDPAYTTLEFENMQVLAMGNADTSPSEAANLNTSNSIGVSALCAICGDRATGKHYGASSCDGCKGFFRRSVRKNHMYSCRFNRQCVVDKDKRNQCRYCRLKKCFRAGMKKEAVQNERDRISTRRSSYEDSSLPSINVLLQAEILAQQISSPVPVINGDIRGKKIANISDVCESMKQQLLVLVEWAKYIPAFCELPLDDQVALLRAHAGEHLLLGAAKRSMVFKDVLLLGNDHIIPRNCPELVEVNRVAIRILDELVLPFQELQIDDNEYACLKAIIFFDPDAKGLSDPSKIKRMRYQVQVSLEDYINDRQYDSRGRFGELLLLLPVLQSITWQMIEQIQFVKLFGMAKIDNLLQEMLLGGSSSETPHAHHPLHPHLIQENLGTNVIVANTMPPQMHNGQMSTPETPQPSPPAGSGPEQYKLLPGAIATVAKQPTSIPQPAITKQEVI from the exons ATGCGCCTTTCCAAAGCCCTAATAGACATGGAGATGGCAGATTATAGTGCAGCGCTAGACCCGGCGTATACCACTCTGGAGTTTGAGAACATGCAGGTGCTGGCTATGGGCAACG CAGACACGTCTCCATCAGAAGCAGCCAACCTCAACACTTCCAACAGCATCGGGGTGAGTGCGCTGTGTGCCATCTGTGGGGACCGCGCCACAGGGAAGCATTACGGGGCTTCCAGCTGCGATGGCTGCAAAGGCTTCTTCAGGAGGAGCGTTCGGAAGAACCACATGTACTCCTGCAG gTTTAACAGGCAGTGTGTGGTagacaaagacaaaagaaaccaGTGCCGATACTGCAGGCTTAAGAAGTGCTTCCGAGCAGGAATGAAGAAGGAAG CTGTACAAAATGAACGGGACCGAATCAGCACCCGGAGATCAAGTTATGAAGACAGCAGCTTGCCCTCCATCAATGTCTTACTGCAGGCAGAAATCCTGGCACAACAG atATCATCCCCGGTTCCTGTGATCAATGGAGACATCCGAGGGAAGAAGATTGCCAACATCTCCGATGTGTGCGAGTCcatgaagcagcagctgctagTGCTGGTGGAGTGGGCCAAGTACATCCCTGCCTTCTGTGAGCTGCCCCTGGATGACCAG GTAGCACTGCTGCGAGCACATGCAGGGGAACATCTGTTACTGGGAGCTGCCAAGAGGTCCATGGTATTCAAGGATGTCTTGCTGCTAG GAAATGACCACATCATCCCGCGGAACTGTCCTGAACTGGTGGAGGTGAACCGTGTGGCCATCCGCATCCTGGACGAGCTGGTCCTCCCcttccaggagctgcagatAGATGATAATGAATATGCCTGCTTGAAAGCCATCATCTTCTTCGACCCAG ATGCCAAAGGACTGAGTGACCCCTCCAAGATCAAGCGGATGCGGTACCAGGTGCAGGTCAGCCTAGAGGACTACATCAATGACCGGCAATACGACTCACGGGGCCGCTtcggggagctgctgctgctgctgcctgtgctgcagagcatcACCTGGCAGATGATAGAGCAGATCCAGTTTGTCAAGCTCTTCGGCATGGCTAAGATTGACAacctgctgcaggagatgctgctgggag GCTCATCAAGTGAAACGCCGCATGCTCATCACCCCCTGCACCCTCATCTGATCCAGGAGAACCTGGGAACAAACGTCATCGTGGCCAACACAATGCCTCCTCAGATGCACAACGGGCAGATGT cTACTCCAGAAACTCCACAACCATCTCCACCTGCAGGCTCAGGACCAGAGCAATACAAGCTGCTGCCCGGAGCCATTGCAACCGTGGCAAAACAGCCCACCTCCATCCCGCAACCTGCCATCACAAAACAGGAGGTCATCTAG
- the HNF4A gene encoding hepatocyte nuclear factor 4-alpha isoform X3 — MRLSKALIDMEMADYSAALDPAYTTLEFENMQVLAMGNDTSPSEAANLNTSNSIGVSALCAICGDRATGKHYGASSCDGCKGFFRRSVRKNHMYSCRFNRQCVVDKDKRNQCRYCRLKKCFRAGMKKEAVQNERDRISTRRSSYEDSSLPSINVLLQAEILAQQISSPVPVINGDIRGKKIANISDVCESMKQQLLVLVEWAKYIPAFCELPLDDQVALLRAHAGEHLLLGAAKRSMVFKDVLLLGNDHIIPRNCPELVEVNRVAIRILDELVLPFQELQIDDNEYACLKAIIFFDPDAKGLSDPSKIKRMRYQVQVSLEDYINDRQYDSRGRFGELLLLLPVLQSITWQMIEQIQFVKLFGMAKIDNLLQEMLLGGSSSETPHAHHPLHPHLIQENLGTNVIVANTMPPQMHNGQMSTPETPQPSPPAGSGPEQYKLLPGAIATVAKQPTSIPQPAITKQEVI; from the exons ATGCGCCTTTCCAAAGCCCTAATAGACATGGAGATGGCAGATTATAGTGCAGCGCTAGACCCGGCGTATACCACTCTGGAGTTTGAGAACATGCAGGTGCTGGCTATGGGCAACG ACACGTCTCCATCAGAAGCAGCCAACCTCAACACTTCCAACAGCATCGGGGTGAGTGCGCTGTGTGCCATCTGTGGGGACCGCGCCACAGGGAAGCATTACGGGGCTTCCAGCTGCGATGGCTGCAAAGGCTTCTTCAGGAGGAGCGTTCGGAAGAACCACATGTACTCCTGCAG gTTTAACAGGCAGTGTGTGGTagacaaagacaaaagaaaccaGTGCCGATACTGCAGGCTTAAGAAGTGCTTCCGAGCAGGAATGAAGAAGGAAG CTGTACAAAATGAACGGGACCGAATCAGCACCCGGAGATCAAGTTATGAAGACAGCAGCTTGCCCTCCATCAATGTCTTACTGCAGGCAGAAATCCTGGCACAACAG atATCATCCCCGGTTCCTGTGATCAATGGAGACATCCGAGGGAAGAAGATTGCCAACATCTCCGATGTGTGCGAGTCcatgaagcagcagctgctagTGCTGGTGGAGTGGGCCAAGTACATCCCTGCCTTCTGTGAGCTGCCCCTGGATGACCAG GTAGCACTGCTGCGAGCACATGCAGGGGAACATCTGTTACTGGGAGCTGCCAAGAGGTCCATGGTATTCAAGGATGTCTTGCTGCTAG GAAATGACCACATCATCCCGCGGAACTGTCCTGAACTGGTGGAGGTGAACCGTGTGGCCATCCGCATCCTGGACGAGCTGGTCCTCCCcttccaggagctgcagatAGATGATAATGAATATGCCTGCTTGAAAGCCATCATCTTCTTCGACCCAG ATGCCAAAGGACTGAGTGACCCCTCCAAGATCAAGCGGATGCGGTACCAGGTGCAGGTCAGCCTAGAGGACTACATCAATGACCGGCAATACGACTCACGGGGCCGCTtcggggagctgctgctgctgctgcctgtgctgcagagcatcACCTGGCAGATGATAGAGCAGATCCAGTTTGTCAAGCTCTTCGGCATGGCTAAGATTGACAacctgctgcaggagatgctgctgggag GCTCATCAAGTGAAACGCCGCATGCTCATCACCCCCTGCACCCTCATCTGATCCAGGAGAACCTGGGAACAAACGTCATCGTGGCCAACACAATGCCTCCTCAGATGCACAACGGGCAGATGT cTACTCCAGAAACTCCACAACCATCTCCACCTGCAGGCTCAGGACCAGAGCAATACAAGCTGCTGCCCGGAGCCATTGCAACCGTGGCAAAACAGCCCACCTCCATCCCGCAACCTGCCATCACAAAACAGGAGGTCATCTAG